Part of the Brevibacillus brevis genome is shown below.
ATGACGACGTATCCCTTTTCCAGATGGTGCACCGCGCGCAGACGGATGTACGGCTCGGCCACGGCATTGATCGGTACCGCGGTCATGACGCGGACCTCCCTGTTCACCCGCGCTTTCAGCACTCCGCGCAACATCAGGCTGTTGATAACAGTTGCCAGCGTCCCGATATTGTCCGCCTCGACACGATCGATTCCCCACATCTCCGCCATGTTCCCACGGAATATATTCCCTCCGCCGATCACGACCGCCACTTCCACGCCCATGCTCACGAGCGCCAGAATTTCTCCGGCGATGTGCTCGAGCTGTGCCGGATCAAACCCAAATCCGCTGTCTTTCGCTACTGCCCCACCGCTCAATTTGACCAGGACTCGCTTATAACGCATGCTGTGCCCTCCTCCGATTTCTTTTCGAACGTAAGTGGTCCTCCATCTTCCCCGGCCCCTGTGACGTCCGAGCGTTTAAAAAACCTGGCTACGCCTGCTTTTTGGCGGAGCCGTGCTGCCCTTATCCTGGATAGGAAGCTTATAAAATTCCTATCTGCAAAAAAAAGAACGAAAGCCAAAAGCGCTCTCGTTCTTTACGGTCAACAGGAAGGGACAGGCCATGAAGCCTCACTTTTTTCATAACCGGACCGCCTCCTTTTCTGATCATTTCCAAAACTCTTCACCATTTTAAGCAAAGAAATTCGGAAAGTCAAAAGCATCCCGCTTGCCAGCCATGATTTCCTTCAGCAGTCGATCGGCCGTTTCGCAGGCAAAGAGATGGTCTTTCTCGCTGATGATTCCCCTCTCCAACGCTTCGTCCAGTTCATCCTGATCCAGCAAATACACACTGTCATCCGGGAGAACGACAATGTCCAGATAGAGGTCATCATACCAGAGATGGCCGTCTTGATCCTTGCCGTGGCCCTTGCAAATATCGATATACCACTGCACCGTGTTCCCCAGCTCGTCCAGCATTTTGGTCACGGCGTACGCTTGGTCTTGCGGAAAATACTGCAAGTATACGTAACCTCTGTCACCCACGCACAATACCTTTTCTCCTACCGTCATATAAGCCGGCTCCATCACCTCATCCAGGGTCAAGCGAACACAATAGCCGACAAAAGACAGGGCTTCCACCCATTTTTCCTGATAGCCCAGTCGTTTGACCCGCCTCCAGCCCGGACGGTCTGCTCGTTTACGCTTCATGGCCTGTTCTCCTCATCGTTTTCGTTCTCTTCACTCTACCACGAATTGGGGGTTTTTGTCAGAGCGAACGGATAGACATGCCTAATCAACCCGCTACTGATTCTCCGACGATTTTTCCAGGTGGCTGTGTCGGCGTCCGTACAGAAAATAGACGATAGCCCCGACCACGAGCCAACCGATGAACCCGAGCTTGGTCACCAAGGGCAGGCTGTACACCAGATAACCGCAAAACAAAACGGCCAAAATCGGCACCAGAGGAACCAGGGGGACCTGGAACGCCCTGTTCAGATGAGGGTTGGTATTGCGCAGCACGACCACGCCAATGGAAACCAGAATAAACGCGAACAAAGTGCCGATGTTCGTCAGCTCCGCCAGCTTGCTCAAAGGAAGCAGACCGCTAAAGATCGCGACCAAAATCCCGACGATCAGCGTGCTTTTGCGGGGGACCTGCGTCTCCCTGTGCACATGCGAAAAAACAGGAGGCAACAGACCGTCCCTGCTCATGGCGAAAAATAAACGGGTCTGCCCGTACATCATCACCAGCAGAACGGTCGTAATCCCGATGATGGCTCCAAGTGAAATGAATCCCGCTGCCCAATCCTGATGAACGTATGACAGCGCAAAGGCTACCGGATTTTTGACATTCAGCATTTCGTAGGGCACGATCCCGGTCAGCGTAAAGGAAACGGCGATGTAGAGAACGGTGCAGATGAGGAGTGAAGTCATGATTCCGATCGGCATGTTTCGCTGCGGGTTGCGCACTTCCTCGGCGGCAGTCGAGACAGCGTCAAATCCGATGAAGGCAAAAAACACCGTGGCGGCTCCTGTCGCGACGCCCGAAAAGCCGAACGGCATGAACGGGCTCCAGTTTTCCGGCTTGACGTAACCGATTCCCACGACCAGAAAAAGAAGGATGACGGCCAGCTTGACGATCACCATAGCGGTATTGAAGCGTGCGGATTCCTTTGTTCCCTTCATCAACAGCGCCGTGATGACCACGATGATCAATATGGCGGGCAAATCGATTACGGTTCCCTTGGTTGCATCGAAGGCGCTGGTGAGCGCCAGCGGTAAAGAAATCCCGAAACCGCTGAGCAGCCCTTGGGCATATCCGGACCATCCGCTCGCGACCGCCGCTGCCGCTACCCCGTACTCCAAAATCAGATCCCAGCCAATCATCCAGGCGACCAGCTCGCCGAATGCGGCGTAGCTGTAAGTGTAGGCACTGCCCGACACGGGCACGGTAGAGGCGAATTCAGCGTAGCACAGAGCCGCAAAGAAACAGGCGAGTGCGGACAGGACGAACGACAACACGAGGGCCGGTCCCGCGTGCACTGCCGCTGCCACTCCGGTCAAAACGAAGATGCCCGTTCCCACAATCGCGCCTATCCCAAGCATGGTCAAGTCAAACGCGCCGAGGGACTTTTTCAGGCCGCCCGTTTTGCTTTCGGACTGTTCCAGCAGCTGCGACGGCAGTTTTTTTCGCAATAATTGTCGGCTCAAGGGCATAGGATCCGTACCTCCATAAATGGCCGTAGTTTGCAACGCTTCCAGCGGAAACACTTTGAAAGTTGATCCAATGCCGGAATATGTATACATAGCGTGCCCACTGCCGCTATACAGCTATGCAAAACGTTCGCAGCCCAAGCGGCACACGGTTGTTCAGTGATAATAAAGTTTTCGACCGGAACTCCAAATGGTACAAGGAGTCCCTTTAAAAATTAGTTTTAGACTATACCTCAGAACGAAGTTATTCACGGCTCTAAACTGAATAATAAAGTTGTAGACTGGCAGCTGAGTTAAGCTATCGGGCAGGATACTGACAATCCTAATCGAATGTTAAAAAAAGGGATTCAAGGAGGGGACTAATGGCAACGCAGGTTCAATCTGAACATGGTGCTTGTAGAGTTCTAACTAACTTAGGGAAATACCAAGATTCAAAACATCTTCATTTTCATGTGTTTTTCGGAGAACCATTACAAAAAGAACGTTAAACTAACGGGTTCGATAGTTGATCAAACACAAAGATGGGCTGCCGGTGATAATTCGGCAGCCTTTGTTAAACTAAGGTGCAAGTTAATTTTAACAGTGAAACTAACTGAGTAGAGATAAAAAGTAAGCCCTGCAAAAAGGTTTGTTAAAAAAGCTGTGCCCTACTGCTAATATAATAAACAACCGACAAAATTACTGAAATAGACAGGCTGGTGCAACAACCATAAAAGTACTAATCTCCCATACGTTCTACCCATAAAGGGTGCGACAATCTGTGATGCACCGTGGTGGTCGAAGTCAGACTAACAGGTGGGCTCAAGGCATATCGTATAAAAACTAAGATGTTGAATTACTTACACTATACAAATTTTCGGAAAGACAGAAACAAATACTCCACCGCAAGCGTCTAAGAAAAAGATTTAACCATATTTCACAAAAAATGTGAATGACTTTGAGTAACCATTCTTATGAGAATCAAGGAGGTTT
Proteins encoded:
- the pyrH gene encoding UMP kinase, with amino-acid sequence MRYKRVLVKLSGGAVAKDSGFGFDPAQLEHIAGEILALVSMGVEVAVVIGGGNIFRGNMAEMWGIDRVEADNIGTLATVINSLMLRGVLKARVNREVRVMTAVPINAVAEPYIRLRAVHHLEKGYVVIFAGGNGQPYVTTDYPAVQRALEVEADALLVAKHGVDGVFTADPRKEPSAKQYAALSFDEVVRQDLRVMDQSAMILARDHGLPLHVFNFDRPGAMADICRGEQVGTFIARDVGVLYK
- a CDS encoding DUF402 domain-containing protein, translated to MKRKRADRPGWRRVKRLGYQEKWVEALSFVGYCVRLTLDEVMEPAYMTVGEKVLCVGDRGYVYLQYFPQDQAYAVTKMLDELGNTVQWYIDICKGHGKDQDGHLWYDDLYLDIVVLPDDSVYLLDQDELDEALERGIISEKDHLFACETADRLLKEIMAGKRDAFDFPNFFA
- a CDS encoding amino acid permease, which encodes MPLSRQLLRKKLPSQLLEQSESKTGGLKKSLGAFDLTMLGIGAIVGTGIFVLTGVAAAVHAGPALVLSFVLSALACFFAALCYAEFASTVPVSGSAYTYSYAAFGELVAWMIGWDLILEYGVAAAAVASGWSGYAQGLLSGFGISLPLALTSAFDATKGTVIDLPAILIIVVITALLMKGTKESARFNTAMVIVKLAVILLFLVVGIGYVKPENWSPFMPFGFSGVATGAATVFFAFIGFDAVSTAAEEVRNPQRNMPIGIMTSLLICTVLYIAVSFTLTGIVPYEMLNVKNPVAFALSYVHQDWAAGFISLGAIIGITTVLLVMMYGQTRLFFAMSRDGLLPPVFSHVHRETQVPRKSTLIVGILVAIFSGLLPLSKLAELTNIGTLFAFILVSIGVVVLRNTNPHLNRAFQVPLVPLVPILAVLFCGYLVYSLPLVTKLGFIGWLVVGAIVYFLYGRRHSHLEKSSENQ